The proteins below come from a single Gossypium raimondii isolate GPD5lz chromosome 2, ASM2569854v1, whole genome shotgun sequence genomic window:
- the LOC105789890 gene encoding uncharacterized protein LOC105789890, producing the protein MGARIRFVALALAILMMVSYCLAAKVIKVDMLKHENTAVNGGRRLLHDDSNAKSGYAKESSVNNHHYIPRNDFNNYPGGNEDGNG; encoded by the coding sequence ATGGGTGCAAGAATAAGGTTTGTGGCTCTTGCTTTAGCGATATTGATGATGGTGAGTTACTGCTTGGCTGCAAAGGTTATAAAAGTGGATATGCTGAAGCACGAAAACACCGCGGTCAATGGCGGCCGGCGGCTGCTCCATGACGACAGCAATGCCAAAAGTGGATACGCAAAAGAGAGCAGTGTGAACAACCACCATTACATTCCTAGGAACGACTTTAACAACTACCCTGGTGGCAATGAAGATGGAAATGGGTAA
- the LOC105788965 gene encoding BEL1-like homeodomain protein 8 isoform X1 — MSFLGMDMSKFKLESHVAQQSRRDKLRVHHLGLNPDLVQVRNVRNANLLYDPTFVSPHQELTEDEESRSRQMPANGSCKVPGDPQSCGDWVMGYGINQNPMFDAAMGYPKPNYSEFCSQDSKRHCGELHFVSSSSLYDVTTASLGTQGLEMASTAHQASAWLCGNGGGAWTNIRPVLEDDQQWADAGTNTTQGLSLTLSSNTTCGAAQFTEDQCCSHRFKESQDSKALNPAHLYSMQKPSIISKGSGNSTCVPLGPFTGYATILKNSKFLKPAQQLLDQYCHVANSKLAKVCETSDAVIGDIGDLASADDANAVDMEDRAIKGNNSGASISSFCSSNEISVAVGIGSSSSCRPEYQQKKAKLLYLQEEVYRRYKLYYQQMQMVVSSFESVAGLSSATPYVSLALKTVEKNFRCIKNAISDRVRHICRALGEDLLSSTTGASSSKGDINMSRLKYEVQKSGGVNVGFLEPQQQGWRPQRGLPERAVAILRAWLFEHFLHPYPTDTDKHMLATQTGLSRNQVSNWFINARVRVWKPMVEEIHMLESKGLAENNLNSSKTTEAKSSSTNRPNEDQPIDRSCINVTSMEQLTCSYVAVAETTGDAHDAERWFHDKPLRMDFRIPTSMEGSLLSFAPYEQSRLEMRGLGAVSLTLGLRHGAETAQAQQHQHQHRQQQYQSQEDQLQRPFGGQMVHDFVG; from the exons ATGAGTTTTTTGGGTATGGATATGAGCAAGTTTAAACTTGAATCGCATGTCGCACAGCAAAGCCGGCGTGATAAATTGAGGGTTCATCATTTGGGACTAAACCCAGATCTTGTTCAAGTTCGTAATGTTAGAAATGCCAATTTGCTTTACGACCCAACATTTGTTTCACCCCATCAAGAGTTAACAGAAGATGAAGAAAGCCGCAGCAGGCAAATGCCTGCAAATGGTTCGTGTAAAGTCCCAGGTGACCCACAAAGTTGTGGTGATTGGGTGATGGGTTATGGGATCAACCAAAACCCTATGTTTGATGCTGCTATGGGGTATCCGAAGCCTAATTACAGTGAATTTTGCAGCCAGGATAGCAAAAGGCATTGTGGGGAATTGCATTTtgtttcatcttcttctctttATGATGTTACTACAGCTTCTCTGGGTACTCAGGGACTAGAAATGGCTTCTACGGCACATCAAGCAAGTGCTTGGCTGTGTGGTAACGGTGGTGGTGCTTGGACGAACATTAGGCCTGTATTAGAGGATGACCAACAGTGGGCTGATGCTGGTACTAATACGACCCAAGGGCTATCTCTAACTCTTTCGTCGAATACCACATGCGGTGCAGCTCAGTTCACAGAGGACCAGTGTTGTTCCCATCGCTTCAAGGAATCTCAAGATTCAAAAGCTTTAAACCCTGCCCATTTATATTCGATGCAGAAGCCATCTATAATCAGTAAAGGTAGTGGGAATTCAACATGTGTCCCCCTTGGTCCATTTACGGGATATGCAACTATTCTTAAGAATTCAAAGTTTCTGAAACCAGCACAACAATTATTGGATCAATACTGCCATGTAGCCAACTCGAAGCTTGCTAAAGTGTGCGAGACTTCCGATGCGGTCATAGGCGACATCGGTGACTTAGCCTCAGCTGATGATGCCAATGCAGTTGATATGGAGGATAGAGCTATTAAGGGAAACAACTCAGGGGCTTCCATCTCGAGTTTTTGCAGTTCTAATGAAATTAGTGTTGCTGTTGGCATTGGGAGCAGCAGCTCTTGTAGGCCTGAATACCAACAAAAGAAGGCAAAGCTTTTATATCTGCAAGAAGAG GTTTACAGACGATACAAGCTATATTATCAGCAGATGCAAATGGTGGTTTCGTCTTTTGAATCGGTAGCAGGTCTTAGTTCTGCCACTCCCTACGTTTCCTTGGCTCTCAAGACGGTAGAAAAGAACTTTCGGTGCATAAAGAACGCAATCTCGGACCGCGTCAGGCATATATGTAGAGCCCTGGGGGAGGATTTATTGTCCTCAACTACCGGTGCTAGCAGTAGCAAAGGTGATATAAATATGTCTAGGCTAAAATATGAGGTTCAGAAATCCGGGGGGGTTAACGTGGGCTTCCTTGAACCCCAACAACAAGGCTGGAGGCCCCAGAGAGGCCTACCAGAACGTGCTGTGGCAATTCTTAGAGCTTGGCTCTTTGAGCATTTTCTTCATCC GTACCCTACAGACACGGACAAGCATATGTTGGCCACTCAAACTGGGCTTTCTCGGAACCAG GTGTCTAACTGGTTCATAAACGCACGAGTTCGAGTTTGGAAACCGATGGTTGAAGAAATACACATGCTCGAAAGCAAAGGCTTGGCAGAAAACAATCTGAACTCGAGCAAAACAACTGAAGCAAAATCTTCTAGTACCAATCGGCCTAATGAAGACCAACCTATCGACAGGTCATGTATAAACGTAACTTCCATGGAGCAATTGACTTGCTCATATGTGGCTGTTGCGGAGACTACGGGAGATGCCCATGATGCCGAACGCTGGTTTCATGATAAACCTTTGAGGATGGATTTTCGTATCCCAACAAGCATGGAAGGTTCGTTGTTGAGTTTCGCACCGTATGAGCAAAGCAGGCTTGAGATGAGAGGGCTCGGAGCTGTGTCACTTACGTTGGGACTCCGGCATGGTGCAGAAACCGCACAAGCACAACAGCACCAGCACCAGCACCGGCAGCAACAATATCAGTCGCAGGAGGACCAACTGCAGCGGCCATTCGGAGGTCAAATGGTCCACGACTTTGTTGGCTGA
- the LOC105788965 gene encoding BEL1-like homeodomain protein 8 isoform X2 encodes MSFLGMDMSKFKLESHVAQQSRRDKLRVHHLGLNPDLVQVRNVRNANLLYDPTFVSPHQELTEDEESRSRQMPANGSCKVPGDPQSCGDWVMGYGINQNPMFDAAMGYPKPNYSEFCSQDSKRHCGELHFVSSSSLYDVTTASLGTQGLEMASTAHQASAWLCGNGGGAWTNIRPVLEDDQQWADAGTNTTQGLSLTLSSNTTCGAAQFTEDQCCSHRFKESQDSKALNPAHLYSMQKPSIISKGSGNSTCVPLGPFTGYATILKNSKFLKPAQQLLDQYCHVANSKLAKVCETSDAVIGDIGDLASADDANAVDMEDRAIKGNNSGASISSFCSSNEISVAVGIGSSSSCRPEYQQKKAKLLYLQEEVYRRYKLYYQQMQMVVSSFESVAGLSSATPYVSLALKTVEKNFRCIKNAISDRVRHICRALGEDLLSSTTGASSSKGDINMSRLKYEVQKSGGVNVGFLEPQQQGWRPQRGLPERAVAILRAWLFEHFLHPYPTDTDKHMLATQTGLSRNQAGV; translated from the exons ATGAGTTTTTTGGGTATGGATATGAGCAAGTTTAAACTTGAATCGCATGTCGCACAGCAAAGCCGGCGTGATAAATTGAGGGTTCATCATTTGGGACTAAACCCAGATCTTGTTCAAGTTCGTAATGTTAGAAATGCCAATTTGCTTTACGACCCAACATTTGTTTCACCCCATCAAGAGTTAACAGAAGATGAAGAAAGCCGCAGCAGGCAAATGCCTGCAAATGGTTCGTGTAAAGTCCCAGGTGACCCACAAAGTTGTGGTGATTGGGTGATGGGTTATGGGATCAACCAAAACCCTATGTTTGATGCTGCTATGGGGTATCCGAAGCCTAATTACAGTGAATTTTGCAGCCAGGATAGCAAAAGGCATTGTGGGGAATTGCATTTtgtttcatcttcttctctttATGATGTTACTACAGCTTCTCTGGGTACTCAGGGACTAGAAATGGCTTCTACGGCACATCAAGCAAGTGCTTGGCTGTGTGGTAACGGTGGTGGTGCTTGGACGAACATTAGGCCTGTATTAGAGGATGACCAACAGTGGGCTGATGCTGGTACTAATACGACCCAAGGGCTATCTCTAACTCTTTCGTCGAATACCACATGCGGTGCAGCTCAGTTCACAGAGGACCAGTGTTGTTCCCATCGCTTCAAGGAATCTCAAGATTCAAAAGCTTTAAACCCTGCCCATTTATATTCGATGCAGAAGCCATCTATAATCAGTAAAGGTAGTGGGAATTCAACATGTGTCCCCCTTGGTCCATTTACGGGATATGCAACTATTCTTAAGAATTCAAAGTTTCTGAAACCAGCACAACAATTATTGGATCAATACTGCCATGTAGCCAACTCGAAGCTTGCTAAAGTGTGCGAGACTTCCGATGCGGTCATAGGCGACATCGGTGACTTAGCCTCAGCTGATGATGCCAATGCAGTTGATATGGAGGATAGAGCTATTAAGGGAAACAACTCAGGGGCTTCCATCTCGAGTTTTTGCAGTTCTAATGAAATTAGTGTTGCTGTTGGCATTGGGAGCAGCAGCTCTTGTAGGCCTGAATACCAACAAAAGAAGGCAAAGCTTTTATATCTGCAAGAAGAG GTTTACAGACGATACAAGCTATATTATCAGCAGATGCAAATGGTGGTTTCGTCTTTTGAATCGGTAGCAGGTCTTAGTTCTGCCACTCCCTACGTTTCCTTGGCTCTCAAGACGGTAGAAAAGAACTTTCGGTGCATAAAGAACGCAATCTCGGACCGCGTCAGGCATATATGTAGAGCCCTGGGGGAGGATTTATTGTCCTCAACTACCGGTGCTAGCAGTAGCAAAGGTGATATAAATATGTCTAGGCTAAAATATGAGGTTCAGAAATCCGGGGGGGTTAACGTGGGCTTCCTTGAACCCCAACAACAAGGCTGGAGGCCCCAGAGAGGCCTACCAGAACGTGCTGTGGCAATTCTTAGAGCTTGGCTCTTTGAGCATTTTCTTCATCC GTACCCTACAGACACGGACAAGCATATGTTGGCCACTCAAACTGGGCTTTCTCGGAACCAG GCAGGTGTCTAA